Proteins encoded together in one Oreochromis aureus strain Israel breed Guangdong linkage group 23, ZZ_aureus, whole genome shotgun sequence window:
- the LOC116316695 gene encoding protein NLRC3-like, translated as MKQEELVDRLKSRTPTGFCQHLKSTLKNKFRHVFEGIAKAGNPTLLNEIYTELYVTEGGTEKVNDEHEVRHIEIASTKQHQPERTIRQEDIFKDSPGRDEPIRTVLTKGVAGIGKTILTQKFILDWAEDKANQDIQFIFPFTFRELNVLKEKVFSLVELIHHFFTKTKEGICNFEDFQVMFVFDGLDECRFPLNFNITKTLTDVTEPTSVDVLLINLIKGNLLPSAHLWITTRPAAANQIPPECITMVTEIRGFTDQQKEKYFRKRFREEEQANRIISHIKTSRSLHIMCHIPVFCWITATVLEDVLKTRKRTKLLKTLTEMYVHLLVIQAKVKKVKYDGGAETDQHWSPESSKMIESLGKLAFEQLQKGNLIFYESDLTECGIDIRAASVYSGVFTQIFREERGLYQDKVFCFIHLSVQEFLAALHVHLTFINSAVNLLEEQQTTSIWYTLFKKSKLQSLHQSAVNKALQSSNGHLDLFLRFLLGLSLEANQTLLRGLLTKMENSSGTNQGTVQYIKKKLSENLSAEKSINLFHCLNELNDRSLLEEIQQSLSSGRLSTDKLSPVQWSALAFILLSSEEDLDVFDLKKYSASEQALLRLLPIIKASRKVLVNVCNLSERSCEVLSSILSSQSSNLRILDLSNNDLQNSGVNLLSSGLESQHCKVETLRLSGCLITDEGCNSLASALTSNPSHLTELDLSYNHPGDSGMKALYSGLEDPHWSLDTLRVEPAGEQWLTPGLRKYSCQLTIDTNTVNTNLKLSDNNRKVTYVDKDQRYPKHSDRFDKWCPQVLCREGLTGRCYWEVEKSGQVHISVSYRRIPRKGHRDIRNEIEFGFNDQSWCLSISDKGCSAWHNNRETFICSSYSWSGRVAVYVDCPAGTLSFYRVSSDTLIHLHTFNTTFTEPLYPGFGFVFRMSSGFSITLGSSASLCSV; from the exons ATGAAACAGGAGGAGCTGGTTGATCGTCTCAagagca GAACTCCCACTGGATTTTGTCAACATCTAAAGTCTACTCTGAAGAATAAGTTCAGACatgtgtttgaggggatcgctaaagcaggaaacccaaccctgcTGAAtgagatctacacagagctctacgtcacagagggagggactgaaaaggtcaatgatgaacatgaggtccgACATATTGAAATTGCATCTACAAAACAGCACCAACCAGAAagaacaatcagacaagaagataTCTTTAAAgactcacctggaagagatgaaccaatcagaacagtcctgacaaagggagtggctggcattgggaaaacaatCTTAACACAGAAGTTTATTCtagactgggctgaagacaaagccaaccaggacatccagttcatatttccatttacattcagagagctgaatgtgctgaaagagaaagtgttcagcttggtggaactcaTTCATCACTTTTTTACTAAAACCAAAGAAGGAATCTGCAACTTTGAGGACTTCCAGGTTATGTTCGTCTTTGATGGTCTAGATGAGTGTCGATTTCCACTTAACTTCAATATCACAAAGACCCTGACTGATGTTACAGAGCCGACTTCAGTGGACGtactgctgataaacctcatcaagGGGaacctgcttccctctgctcatctctggataaccacacggcccgcagcagccaatcagatccctcctgagtGTATTACCATGGTAACTGAgatcagagggttcactgaccaaCAGAAAGAAAAGTACTTCAGAAAAAGATTCAGAGAAGAGGAGCAGGCCaacaggatcatctcccacatcaagacatcacgaagcctccacatcatgtgccacattccagtcttctgctggatcactgctacagtcctggaggatgtgctgaaaaCTAGAAAAAGGACCAAACTTCTTAAGACTCTGACAgagatgtatgtgcacttgctGGTaattcaggccaaagtgaaaaaggtcaagtatgatggaggagctgagacagatcaacactggagtccagagagcagtaagatgattgagtctctgggaaaactggcttttgagcagctgcagaaaggaaacctgatcttctatgaatcagacctgacagagtgtggcatcgatatcagagcagcctcagtgtactcaggagtgttcacacagatctttagagaggagagaggactgtaccaggacaaggtgttctgcttcatccatctgagtgttcaggagtttctggctgcgcTTCATGTTCACCTGACTTTCATTAACTCTGCagtcaatctgctggaagaacagCAAACAACCTCTATATGGtatacattatttaaaaaatctaaattacaATCGTTgcaccagagtgctgtgaacaaggcgTTACAGAGttcaaatggacacctggacttgttcctccgcttcctgcTGGGTCTTTCACTGGAGGCCAATCAAACtctcctacgaggtctgctAACAAAGATGGAAAATAGCTCAGGGACCAACCAGGgaacagtccagtacatcaagaagaagctcagtgaaaacctgtctgcagagaaaagcatcaatttATTCCATTgcctgaatgaactgaatgatcgttctttATTGGAGGAGATCCAGCAGTCCTTGAGTTCAGgacgtctctccacagataaactgtctcctgttcagtggtcagctctggccttcatcttactgtcatccgaagaagatctggatgtgtttgatctgaagaaatactctgcttcagagcaggctcttctgaggcttcTGCCAATCATTAAAGCATCAAGAAAAGTATT agtGAATGTCTGTAACctttcagagagaagctgtgaagttCTGTCCTCAATTCTCAGCTCTCAGTCTTCAAATCTCAGAATACTTGACTTGAGTAACAATGACCTTCAGAATTCAGGAGTGAATCTGCTCTCTTCTGGACTAGAGAGCCAGCACTGTAAAGTGGAAACTCTCCG cctgtcaggctgtctgatcacagatgAAGGCTGCaattctctggcctcagctctaaCCTCCAACCCCTCAcatctgacagagctggacctgagttacaatcatccaggagactcaggaatgaaaGCCCTGTATTCTGGACTGGAAGATCCACATTGGAGTCTGGACACTCTTAG ggtggagcctgctggagaaCAATGGTTgacaccaggtctgaggaagt attcctgtcaactcacaatcgacacaaacacagtgaacacaaacctcaaactgtctgacaacaacaggaaggtgacataTGTGGACAAGGATCAACGATATCCAAAGCATTCAGATAGATTTGATAAATGGTGCCCCCAGGTGCTGTGTAGAGaaggtctgactggtcgctgttactgggaggttgaGAAAAGTGGACAGGTTCACATCTCAGTGAGCTACAGAAGAATCCCAAGAAAGGGACACAGAGATATtagaaatgaaattgaattcGGATTTAATGATCAGTCCTGGTGTCTCAGCATATCTGATAAAGGTTGCTCTGCTTGGCACAACAATAGAGAAACGTTCATCTGCTCTTCCTATTCTTGGTCTGgcagagtagcagtgtatgtggactgtcctgctggcactctgtccttctacagagtctcctctgacactctgatccacctccacaccttcaacaccacattcactgaacctcttTATCCTGGATTTGGATTTGTGTTCAGGATGTCATCAGGGTTTTCGATCACTCTTGGTTCTTCAGCATCTCTGTGTTCAGTTTAG